The region GGCGGCGATAATCGGCCGGCGCGTTCAGTTGGAACTGGTGTGAGACGTCAGCGACAGACAAGAACACTATCGCTCGCCGTGATCCGGTAAAAAAGAGCCCGGCGGGCACGGTGTCCCGCCGGGCAACCGCCTCGTCCAAGATGCGGTGTTCGGATTTGGCCATCATGCCCCAAATCCATGCGCGGTAGGGGGCATGCTTGTGAAGTTTGTGTGAAGCATGCGACACGATCGCGAAGGCACAAGCTTGCGCCTTGGCTGTGGCCCCCGTAAAACCGCCGCCATCGCATCGGAGTCGATCGTAAAATGCATGCCTATCGCACCCACACCTGTGGCGCGCTGACCGCCGCCGACATCGGCCAGACCGTCCGTCTTTCGGGCTGGGTTCACCGCAAGCGCGATCATGGCAATCTGCTGTTCGTCGACCTGCGCGACCACTACGGCATCACCCAGGGCGTTGTCGAAACCGATCAGGCCTCGTTCAAGGTGGTCGAGTCCTTGCGCTCGGAATCGGTGGTGACGGTCACCGGTCAGGTGGTCAGGCGGGCTGAGGGGAAGGACAACCCGGAGCTGCCAACCGGCGAAATCGAAATCTATATCAAGGATGTCGAAGTCCAGTCGGCGGCCGACGAGCTGCCCATGCCGGTGTTCGGCGATCACGACTATCCCGAGGACATCCGCCTCAAGTACCGCTTTCTGGACCTGCGGCGCGAGAAGCTGCACCAGAACATCATCCTGCGCTCGAAGGTGATATCCAGCCTGCGCCGGCGCATGATCGACCAGGGCTTCACCGAGTTCCAGACCCCGATCCTGACCGCGTCCAGCCCCGAGGGCGCCCGCGACTTCCTGGTGCCCAGCCGCATGCACCCGGGCAAGTTCTATGCCCTGCCGCAGGCGCCGCAGCAGTTCAAGCAGCTCCTCATGGTCGCGGGCTTCGACCGCTACTTCCAGATCGCACCCTGTTTCCGTGACGAGGATGCCCGCGCCGATCGCAGCCCGGGCGAGTTCTATCAGCTCGACCTGGAAATGAGCTTCGTCACGCAAGATGATGTTTTTGCTGCGGTTGAGCCGGTGATCGAGGGCGTGTTCCGCGAATTCTCCAAGCGCACCATCACCGCCGCGCCGTTCCCGCGCATCGCCTACCGCGACAGCATGCTGTGGTACGGCAACGACAAGCCGGACCTGCGCAACCCGATCAAGATCGTCGATGCCGGCGAGATTTTCCGCGGCTCGGGCTTTGGCGTGTTCGCCCGCGCGGTCGAGCAGGGCGCCGTGGTGCGGGCGATCCCGGCGCCGGGCGCCGGCCACCAGCCGCGCAGCTTCTTCGACAAGATGAACGACTGGGCGAGGGGCGAGGGTGCCGCTGGCCTGGGCTATGTCATTTTCGACGGGGCGGAAGGCAAGGGGCCGGTCGCCAAGAACATCGGGCCCGAGCGGGTCGCCGATCTGGCGAAGCTGACCGGTCTTGGCCAGGGCGATGCCGTGTTCTTCGCCTGCGACAAGGAACTGCCGGCGGCCAAGCTGGCCGGCCTGGCGCGTACCCGCATCGGCAACGAACTGGGGCTGATCGAGAAGGACGTCTTCCGCTTCTGCTGGATCGTCGACTTCCCGATGTACGAATGGGACGAGGACGAGAAGAAGGTGATCTTCTCGCACAACCCGTTCTCCATGCCCCAGGGCGGACTGGACGCGCTCCTGACCCGAGATCCGCTGACCATCAACGCCTTCCAGTACGACATCGTCTGCAACGGCATCGAACTGTCGTCGGGCGCCATCCGTAACCACCGCCCGGACCTGATGCTGAAGGCCTTCGAGATCGCCGGCTATCCGGCCGAGGAGGTCGAGCGGCGTTTCGGCGGCATGCTGAACGCCTTCCGCTACGGCGCGCCGCCGCACGGCGGCATCGCGCCGGGTGTCGACCGCATCGTCATGCTGCTGGCCGACGAGCCCAACATCCGCGAGGTCATCACCTTCCCGATGAACCAGCGCGCGGAAGACCTGATGATGGGCGCCCCGGCCGAGGTTTCGCCCAAGCAGTTGCGCGAGCTTTCGATCCGCCTGGCGCTGCCGGAAAAGAAGTAAGGCATTGGCGTGAAAAAGCCCGGCCGCATCGGCGGCCGGGCTTTTTTCAGGTTCTGAAATGCGTCATTGTCCACACCGCCCCGGGAATAAGGGGGAAGGAGGAAACGATGATTCTTTATGGTGCGGGCCTGTCGCCTTACGTCCGCAAGACGCTGGCCGCCTTCAAGGAGAAGGGCCTCTCCTTCGAGCATCAGCCGGTGATGCCGGGCGATTCCAGCCCCAGCTTCCGCAGCATCAGCCCGTTCGGCAAGATTCCGGGCTTTACCGACGGCGATTTCAAGATCTGCGACTCGACGGCGATCATCACCTATGTCGACGCCAAGTTCGCCGACAAGCCGCTGCTGCCGGCCGAGCCGGCGCTGCGCGCCCGTGCCGTGTGGTTCGAGGAATTCTCGGACACGATCCTGGCCGCACAGACCGGCGCGATCTTCTGGAACCGGGTGGTGGCCCCCCGCTTCATGGGCCAGAAGGGTGACGACGCGGCGGCCGACAAGGCCGAGGCGGAAGGCCTGCCGCCGATCTTCGCCTATCTGGAAAGCCAGATCCCGGCCAGCAACTTCCTGGTCGGCGACCGCCTGACCGTGGCCGATCTCTCCATCGCGGCCCAGATGGTCAATCTCGGCTATGCCGGGGTCGAGGTGGACGCGGCCAAGTACCCGAAGTTCGCGGCCTATCTCGCCACCATGCACGCCCGCCCCAGCTTCGTCGAAGTGCTGGGCGCGGAGCGTGCCATGATGGGCGGCTGACGATAATTTTTGTCGTCATCCCGGCGAAGGCCGGGATCCATTCCGGGGCAGGGCAGGCTCTTGACCAGCCCTGCCCGAGGGATCTGGCCCGTGTGGCCGATGGATTCCGGCCTTCGCCGGAATGACGGTAAAGGCAAGTGACTATGGGGGAACGGAATACCGACCCCTAGTATGCGGCATGGCATCCCGTGCCGACATCTGGTAAGTTTCGCGCCTTGCCATCATCGCCGACAGCATCCGTCGATCCTGGAGGGCGCGCCCCTTGTCCGTTATTGCCGTGGCGTCCGATCATGCCGGCGCCGAACTCAAGAACTTCCTGGCCGACGAATTGCGGGCCAAGGGCTTCGAGGTGCTGGATCTGGGCACCAATGGCCCGGCCTCGGTTGACTATCCCGACTATGGCTACAAGCTGGCCGAGGCCCTGGCGACCGGCAGGGCCGCGCGCGGCGTTGCCGTCTGCGGCTCGGGGATAGGCATTTCCATCGCCCTGAACCGCCACCCCCATGTCCGGGCGGCCCTGGTCCACGACCATCTGACGGCCCGCCTGTCGCGCATGCACAACGACGCCAATGTCCTGGTCCTGGGCGGCCGGCTGACCGGCGTCGAGACCGCGCGCGACTGCCTTGCCGCCTTCCTTGATACCCCCTATGAAGGGGGCCGCCATGCCGGGCGGGTTGCCAAGCTCGGCAATCCCCCGTCAAAGCCCTGAACCTTCTCGAGAAAAGTGCGAGGTCCCGCCATGACCGCCACCAGCGCCACCCCCCTTGCTTCGTCTTCCGATTTCTTCGCCGGCAGGCTCGCCGAGCGTGACCCGGTCATCGCCCATGCGATCGACCTGGAGCTGAAGCGCCAGCAGGATTTCATCGAGCTGATCGCGTCTGAGAACATCGTCAGCCAGGCAGTGCTCGAGGCTCAGGGCTCGGTCCTCACCAACAAATACGCCGAAGGCTATCCGGGCCGGCGCTACTACGGCGGTTGCGAGGAAGTCGACAAGGCGGAAGTCGCGGCCATCGAGCGTGCCTGCCAGCTCTTCGACTGCTCCTTCGCCAATGTCCAGCCCCATTCGGGCGCCCAGGCCAACCAGGCGGTGTTCTTCGCCCTGATGCAGCCGGGCGATACCTTCCTGGGCCTGAACCTGGCGGCGGGCGGTCACCTGACCCATGGCGCCCCGGCCAACCAGTCGGGCAAATGGTTCAAGCCGGTGCCCTATTCGGTGAAGCCCGACACGCACCAGATCGACTATGACGAGATGGAGCGCCTGGCGGTCGAGCATCGCCCCAAGGTGATCATCGCCGGCGGCTCGGCCTATCCCCGCACCATCGACTTCGCCCGCTTCCGCGCGGTGGCCGACAAGGTCGGCGCCTGGTTCATGGTCGACATGGCGCATTTCGCCGGCCTGGTGGCGGGCGGCGCCCACCCCAACCCGCTGGAACATGCCCATGTGGTGACCACCACCACCCACAAGACCCTGCGGGGCCCACGCGGCGGCATGATCCTGTCGCGCGATGCCGAACTGGGCAAGAAGATCAACTCGGCCGTCTTCCCCGGCCTCCAGGGCGGCCCCTTGATGCATGTCATCGCGGCCAAGGCGGTGGCCTTCGGCGAGGCACTGCAGCCCTCGTTCAAGACCTATGCCCGCCAGGTGGTGGAGAATGCCAAGGCCCTGGCCGAACGGCTGAAGACCCACGGCTTCGACCTGGTCTCGGGCGGCACTGACACCCATGTCATGCTGGTCGACCTGCGGCCCAAGAAGCTGACCGGCAACATCGCCGAGAAGGCCCTGGACCGGGCCCACATCACCTGCAACAAGAACGGCATCCCGTTCGACCCGGAAAAGCCGATGGTGACCTCGGGGATTCGCTTAGGCACCCCGGCCGGCACCACGCGGGGCTTCGGCGTCGCCGAGTTCCAATATGTCGCCGATCTGATCACCGAGGTGCTGGACGGCTTGGCGGCCAACGGCCCCGAGGGCAACGGTGCGGTCGAGGCGGCGGTGGCGGCCAAGGTGACCAAGCTGAACCAGGCCTTCCCGATCTATCGCTGAGGCAATGAACCAGGGGTGCGCCGCCGGGGGCTTCGGTGGCGCGCCGTCAACCAGTCGGGGTGAGGGGGAGTTACAATGCGCTGCCCGTTTTGCGGCCATGAAGAGACCCAGGTGAAGGACAGCCGTCCCACCGAGGACAATGGCGCGATCCGTCGCCGCCGGTTCTGCCCCGGCTGCGGTGCCCGCTTCACCACCTTCGAGCGGGTGCAATTGCGCGAGATCATCATCGTCAAGAAGAGCGGCCGCCGCGTCCCCTTCGACCGCGACAAGCTGGCCCGCTCGGTCATGATCGCCATGCGCAAGCGCCCGGTGGAGCCCGAGCGGGTGGAGCGCATGATCTCCGGCATCGTGCGCCGGCTGGAATCGATGGGCGAGAGCGAGATCCCGTCGGACCTGGTGGGCGAGATGGTGATGGAGGGCCTCGCCTCCATCGATTCCGTCGCCTATGTCCGCTATGCCTCGGTCTATCGCAACTTCCGCGAGGCCAAGGATTTCGAGACCTTCGTCGGGCGTCTGGCCGGTGCGGATGCCAACGACTGATCGTTTCGCCGAGGTCGACCGCCGGCATATGGCGGCGGCGCTGAACCTGGCGCGCCGGGGGCTGGGCAATGTCGCGCCCAATCCGGCGGTGGGGTGCGTCATCGTCGCCAAGGGCAAGGTGGTCGGCCGCGGCTGGACCCAGGCCGGCGGCCGGCCCCATGCCGAAACCGAGGCGCTGGCCCGGGCCGGGGCCGCGGCCAGGGGCGCCACGGCCTATGTCTCGCTGGAGCCTTGCGCCCATCACGGCAAGACCCCGCCCTGCGCCGAGGCGCTGGTCGCGGCCGGGATCGCGCGCGTGGTGGTGGCGACCATCGATCCCGATCCGCGCGTCTCGGGCCGCGGCGTCGCCGCCTTGCGGGCCGCCGGGATCACGGTCGACATCGGCTGCCTGGAATGCGAGGCGCAGATCCTCAATGCCGGTTTCCTGTCGCGCCTGGACGGGCGGCCGCTGACCACCCTGAAGCTGGCGACCAGCCTCGACGGCCGTATCGCCACCCACAGCGGCGACAGCCAGTGGATCACCGGCGAACTGGCGCGCGCCCGCGCCCATCTGATGCGGGCCGAGCATGACGCGGTGATGATCGGCGTCGGCACGGCCGTGGCCGACAACCCGCAACTGACCTGCCGGCTGCCGGGCCTCGAACATCGCTCGCCGGTGCGCGTCGTGGCCGACGGCCGCTTGCGCCTGCCGCTGACCCACTACCTGGTGCGCACGGCGCGCGAAGTGCCGACCATCCTGTTCACCGTGGCCGGCAACCCGGCCGAGCGGCGCGCGGCCTTCATCGGCGCCGGCGTCGAGGTGATCGAGGTGGCGAGCGACCCGCGCGGCTATCCCGATCCGGTCACGGCGATGAAAAAGCTCGCCGAGCACGGCATCACCAGGCTGCTGGTCGAAGGCGGCGGGCAGCTTGCCGCCAGCTTGATCGGTGCCAAACTCGTCGATCATCTATGCTGGTTCCGTGGCCCGGTCGTCATCGGCGACGACGGGCGCCCCGCGGTCGCGGCATTGGGCCTCGATCGGCTCCGCAATGCCTCGACCTATGCGCTGGAAGCGGTCGAGCGTCTCGGGGATGACCTATTGGAAACTTACCGCCTCTCCCGCTAAGACAGGGCCATGTTCACAGGCATCATCACCGACGTCGGCCGGATCGCTGCGGTAGAGCAGCGCGGCGACACCAGATTCCGCCTCGAGACCGCCTATAACATGGGCTCGGTCGCGATCGGTGCGTCCATCGCCTGTTCGGGCGTGTGCCTGACCGTGGTCGACAAGGGCCCGGCCGGCGAGGGCGGCTGGTTCGAGGTCGATGCCTCGGCCGAGACCCTGCGCCGCACCAAGCTGGGCGAATGGGCACCCGGCAGCCTGGTCAACCTCGAACGCTCGCTGAAGGTGGGTGACGAGATGGGCGGTCACATTGTCGCCGGCCATGTCGACGGCCTGGCGACGATCCTCTCGACCGAGCCCGAAGGGGATTCGGTGCGCATCACCATCGCGGCGCCCGACAGCTTCGGCCGCTATGTCGCTGCCAAGGGCTCGGTCGCGCTGGATGGCGTGTCGCTGACCGTCAACGGGGTCGACGGGCAGAATTTCTGGGTCAACGTCATCCCCCATACCCAGGCGATGACCACCTTTCGCCGCGACCTGATCGCGCCGGGAACGAAGCTGAATTTCGAGATCGACGTGCTGGCGCGCTATGTCGCGCGCCTGCAGGAGTGGCGTTCATGAACGAATGGACCGAGTACCTGTCGCCCATCGACGACATCATCGAAGACGCCCGCAACGGCCGCATGTTCATCCTGGTCGACCACGAGGACCGGGAGAACGAGGGCGACCTGGTCATCCCGGCGCAGATGGCGACGCCCGACGCGATCAATTTCATGGCGCGTTACGGCCGCGGCCTGATCTGCCTGTCGATGTCGTCGCAGCGGGTCGAGCAACTGGGCCTGCACCTGATGAGCCGGGACAATCTCTCGCGCCACCAGACCGCCTTCACCGTCTCGATCGAGGCGCGGGAAGGGGTGACCACGGGCATTTCCGCCCATGACCGGGCGCACACCATTGCCGTCGCCATCGATCCCAGCAAAAGCGCCAAGGACCTGGCGACGCCCGGCCACGTCTTCCCGCTGGTCGCGCGCGACGGCGGCGTGCTGGTCCGCGCCGGCCACACCGAAGCCGCGGTCGACGTCTCGCGCCTGGCCGGCCTCAACCCGGCCGGCGTGATCTGCGAGATCATGAACGACGACGGCACCATGGCGCGCCTGCCCGACCTGGTGAAGTTCGCCCAGTTCCATTCCCTGAAGATCGGCACCATCGCCGATCTCATTTCCTATCGCCTGCGCTGGGACAACCTGGTTTCCAACGTCGGTGCCACCGACATCGACTCGGTTCATGGCGGCGGCTTCCGCACGCTGATCTATCGCAACAAGGTCGACGGCAGCGAGCACATCGCCCTGGTGAAGGGCGATGTGTCGACCGGCGGCCCGGCCCTGGTGCGCATGCACACGGTCAATGTCTTCGAGGATCTGCTGGGCGACCAGCGCGACCGCCCCAGCCCGCTGGGCGCGGCGATGGAGGCGATCGGCCGCGAGGGGCGCGGCGTGGTCGTGCTGATCCGCGACACCAGGCCCAATGCCCTGTCGGACCTGATGAGCCGGCACGCAAATCCGTCCGCCCCCGAGGCGGCGCATGGTACGCTGGCCCAACGGGAGCTGCGCGACTACGGCATCGGCGCCCAGATCCTGCTGGATCTCGGCGTCCACGAGATGATTTTGCTGTCCAATACGCGGCGCACCGTCGTCGGTCTCGAGGGCTATGACCTCAAGATCGTCGATCAGCGCCACCTGAACCTTGACTGAGTGACGACATGCGACCCAATGCCAGTGATGCCGGCGATCCCAACCTGCCGATTTCGGGCGGTGAGATGGGGCCCGGGCGGCCGCATCTGCTGATCGTCGAGGCGCGCTTCTACGAGGCGATCCAGGACGAGATGCTGCTGGGCGCGGCCGAGGCGATCGAGGCGGCCGGCGGCAGTTGGGAACGGGTGACGGTGCCCGGGGCCCTGGAGATCCCGACCGCCATCCGCATCGCCCACGCCGGCAGCAGCGGCCGCGCCAACCGGGTGCGGCACATCGACGGCTATGTGGCGCTGGGCTGCGTCATCCGCGGCGAGACCAGCCACTTCGACTATGTCTGCGGCGAGAGTGCGCGGGGCCTGATGGACCTGTGCCTGGCGTCGGGCCTGGCCATCGGCAACGGCATCCTGACCGTCGAGAACGAGGACCAGGCCTGGGCGCGCGCTTTGCGCAGCGACCTCAACAAGGGGGCGGGGGCGGCCCAGGCGGCGCTGGCCCTGATCTCCTTACGCAAACGTTTCGGGGTTGCCTCGTGACCACACCGGAAAAAGACAGCGGCACCCCGGCCTCGCGCCGGCCCAAGGGCGGCGGCAAGGCGGCGCGCAGTGCCGCCCGCCTCGCCGCCGTGCAGGCGCTGTATCAGATCGAGGTCACGGGCCGGCCGGCGACCGGGGTGGTGAAGGAATTCGTCGCCCATCGCTTCGGCGTCGAGGTCGACGAGGGCGAGCGCCTGCACGAAGCCGACGAGCCGTTTTTCTCGGATCTGGTGAAGGGCACGTCCGAACGGCGGGCCGAGGTCGATGCCCTGATCACGCCGGCCCTCACCGCCGAATGGCCGCTCGACCGCCTGAATTCCATCCTGCGTGCCTTGCTGCGCATCGCGGTCTACGAGTTCCTGTCGCGCATCGATGTCCCGGCCAAGGTCGTCATCAACGAATATCTCGATGTCGCCCATGCCTTCTTCTCGGGCAGCGAGCCGGCCTTTGCCAACGGTGTCCTGAACACGCTGGCACGGCGTCTGAGGCCGGCGGAATTCGCCTGATCCGGCCGGGGCGAGGCGATGGATGAGTTCGACATCATTGCCCGCCTGTTCGCGCCGCTGGCGCAGGCCGAGCCGGGTGCCTTCGGCCTGGGCGACGACGCCGCGGTGCTGACGCCGACGGCGGGCATGGACCTTGTCCTGACCAAGGATGCGATCGTCGAGGGCATACATTTCTTCGCCGACGACCCGCCCGAGGCGATCGCCGCCAAGCTGCTGCGGGTGAACCTGTCGGATCTCGCTGCCAAGGGCGCGCGGCCGCGGGCCTATATGCTCGCGGCGGCCTTTCCTGCCCAGGCCGACGAGGCCTGGGTGACCCGCTTCGCCACCGGCATCGCTGCCGATCAGAAGCGCTTCGGCGGTACCCTGATCGGCGGTGATACGGTGTCCACGCCGGGGCCTGGCTTTTTCAGCCTGACCGCGATCGGCGAGCTGCCGACGGGCACCATGATCCGGCGCAAGGGCGCGCGGGCCGGCGACCTCGTTTGCGTCTCGGGCACGATCGGCGATGCCGCCCTCTATGTCGCCCATCGCCTGGCAGGGGCAGCGGTCGCCGACGTGGCGCTGCTGGAAGACCGCTATCGCCTGCCACAGCCGCGGCTGGCCCTGGGCCAGGCCCTGAAGGGCAAGGCCCATGCCTGCTGCGACATTTCCGACGGCCTGATTGCCGACCTCGGCCATCTGTGCGAACAGTCCGCCCTGGGTGCCGTGATCGAGTGGGCGCGTGTGCCCCTGTCGGCCGCCGCGCAGGCCAGCCTGGACGCCGGCCCGGCCCTGCTCGAGACCATTCTTGCCGGCGGCGACGACTATGAACTGGTCTTTGCGCTGGCCCCCGATGCCGATCTCGCGGCCCTGGCGGCGATCACCCCGGTCACGGTCATCGGCCGCTTCGAGGCGGGGCAGGGGGTTCGCGTGATCGATGCCGGGGGCCATGATGTCGCGTTGCGCCGGACAGGCTGGCGCCACGGGGTAGGTGCCTCGTGAAACGGTGGATCGTTATCGTGGTCGCCGTGCTCGTCCTGGCCGTGCTGGGCTTCGGCGGGCTCTACCTCGGGGGCTTCATCCTGGCCGGGCCGGACACGCAGATGCCGCCGCCGGCGCCCGTGGCAACGCTGCCGACCGTGCCCGACGTCGCCTATCTCGAATTGAAGAACGTCATCCTGCCGGCCAATCGCGGCGGCCAGTTCCGCAACTACATCAACTTCACCTTCAAGATCGAGGTGAAGGACGAGGCGACGGCGCAGACGCTGAAAGAGCGCGAAGTGTACATGCGCGCCGCCCTGGTGGGTGCCTTCTCGACCGAGCCGATCGAAACCAAGACCGGCCCCGCCGATTTTGATGATGCCGTCTTCCGGGCCAGGGTTCTGGCGGAACTGGTCA is a window of Oleomonas cavernae DNA encoding:
- the thiL gene encoding thiamine-phosphate kinase, with product MDEFDIIARLFAPLAQAEPGAFGLGDDAAVLTPTAGMDLVLTKDAIVEGIHFFADDPPEAIAAKLLRVNLSDLAAKGARPRAYMLAAAFPAQADEAWVTRFATGIAADQKRFGGTLIGGDTVSTPGPGFFSLTAIGELPTGTMIRRKGARAGDLVCVSGTIGDAALYVAHRLAGAAVADVALLEDRYRLPQPRLALGQALKGKAHACCDISDGLIADLGHLCEQSALGAVIEWARVPLSAAAQASLDAGPALLETILAGGDDYELVFALAPDADLAALAAITPVTVIGRFEAGQGVRVIDAGGHDVALRRTGWRHGVGAS
- the nusB gene encoding transcription antitermination factor NusB, with product MTTPEKDSGTPASRRPKGGGKAARSAARLAAVQALYQIEVTGRPATGVVKEFVAHRFGVEVDEGERLHEADEPFFSDLVKGTSERRAEVDALITPALTAEWPLDRLNSILRALLRIAVYEFLSRIDVPAKVVINEYLDVAHAFFSGSEPAFANGVLNTLARRLRPAEFA
- the ribH gene encoding 6,7-dimethyl-8-ribityllumazine synthase, giving the protein MRPNASDAGDPNLPISGGEMGPGRPHLLIVEARFYEAIQDEMLLGAAEAIEAAGGSWERVTVPGALEIPTAIRIAHAGSSGRANRVRHIDGYVALGCVIRGETSHFDYVCGESARGLMDLCLASGLAIGNGILTVENEDQAWARALRSDLNKGAGAAQAALALISLRKRFGVAS
- the rpiB gene encoding ribose 5-phosphate isomerase B: MSVIAVASDHAGAELKNFLADELRAKGFEVLDLGTNGPASVDYPDYGYKLAEALATGRAARGVAVCGSGIGISIALNRHPHVRAALVHDHLTARLSRMHNDANVLVLGGRLTGVETARDCLAAFLDTPYEGGRHAGRVAKLGNPPSKP
- the ribB gene encoding 3,4-dihydroxy-2-butanone-4-phosphate synthase, with translation MNEWTEYLSPIDDIIEDARNGRMFILVDHEDRENEGDLVIPAQMATPDAINFMARYGRGLICLSMSSQRVEQLGLHLMSRDNLSRHQTAFTVSIEAREGVTTGISAHDRAHTIAVAIDPSKSAKDLATPGHVFPLVARDGGVLVRAGHTEAAVDVSRLAGLNPAGVICEIMNDDGTMARLPDLVKFAQFHSLKIGTIADLISYRLRWDNLVSNVGATDIDSVHGGGFRTLIYRNKVDGSEHIALVKGDVSTGGPALVRMHTVNVFEDLLGDQRDRPSPLGAAMEAIGREGRGVVVLIRDTRPNALSDLMSRHANPSAPEAAHGTLAQRELRDYGIGAQILLDLGVHEMILLSNTRRTVVGLEGYDLKIVDQRHLNLD
- the glyA gene encoding serine hydroxymethyltransferase, translated to MTATSATPLASSSDFFAGRLAERDPVIAHAIDLELKRQQDFIELIASENIVSQAVLEAQGSVLTNKYAEGYPGRRYYGGCEEVDKAEVAAIERACQLFDCSFANVQPHSGAQANQAVFFALMQPGDTFLGLNLAAGGHLTHGAPANQSGKWFKPVPYSVKPDTHQIDYDEMERLAVEHRPKVIIAGGSAYPRTIDFARFRAVADKVGAWFMVDMAHFAGLVAGGAHPNPLEHAHVVTTTTHKTLRGPRGGMILSRDAELGKKINSAVFPGLQGGPLMHVIAAKAVAFGEALQPSFKTYARQVVENAKALAERLKTHGFDLVSGGTDTHVMLVDLRPKKLTGNIAEKALDRAHITCNKNGIPFDPEKPMVTSGIRLGTPAGTTRGFGVAEFQYVADLITEVLDGLAANGPEGNGAVEAAVAAKVTKLNQAFPIYR
- the aspS gene encoding aspartate--tRNA ligase gives rise to the protein MHAYRTHTCGALTAADIGQTVRLSGWVHRKRDHGNLLFVDLRDHYGITQGVVETDQASFKVVESLRSESVVTVTGQVVRRAEGKDNPELPTGEIEIYIKDVEVQSAADELPMPVFGDHDYPEDIRLKYRFLDLRREKLHQNIILRSKVISSLRRRMIDQGFTEFQTPILTASSPEGARDFLVPSRMHPGKFYALPQAPQQFKQLLMVAGFDRYFQIAPCFRDEDARADRSPGEFYQLDLEMSFVTQDDVFAAVEPVIEGVFREFSKRTITAAPFPRIAYRDSMLWYGNDKPDLRNPIKIVDAGEIFRGSGFGVFARAVEQGAVVRAIPAPGAGHQPRSFFDKMNDWARGEGAAGLGYVIFDGAEGKGPVAKNIGPERVADLAKLTGLGQGDAVFFACDKELPAAKLAGLARTRIGNELGLIEKDVFRFCWIVDFPMYEWDEDEKKVIFSHNPFSMPQGGLDALLTRDPLTINAFQYDIVCNGIELSSGAIRNHRPDLMLKAFEIAGYPAEEVERRFGGMLNAFRYGAPPHGGIAPGVDRIVMLLADEPNIREVITFPMNQRAEDLMMGAPAEVSPKQLRELSIRLALPEKK
- the ribD gene encoding bifunctional diaminohydroxyphosphoribosylaminopyrimidine deaminase/5-amino-6-(5-phosphoribosylamino)uracil reductase RibD, which gives rise to MPTTDRFAEVDRRHMAAALNLARRGLGNVAPNPAVGCVIVAKGKVVGRGWTQAGGRPHAETEALARAGAAARGATAYVSLEPCAHHGKTPPCAEALVAAGIARVVVATIDPDPRVSGRGVAALRAAGITVDIGCLECEAQILNAGFLSRLDGRPLTTLKLATSLDGRIATHSGDSQWITGELARARAHLMRAEHDAVMIGVGTAVADNPQLTCRLPGLEHRSPVRVVADGRLRLPLTHYLVRTAREVPTILFTVAGNPAERRAAFIGAGVEVIEVASDPRGYPDPVTAMKKLAEHGITRLLVEGGGQLAASLIGAKLVDHLCWFRGPVVIGDDGRPAVAALGLDRLRNASTYALEAVERLGDDLLETYRLSR
- a CDS encoding glutathione S-transferase family protein, translating into MILYGAGLSPYVRKTLAAFKEKGLSFEHQPVMPGDSSPSFRSISPFGKIPGFTDGDFKICDSTAIITYVDAKFADKPLLPAEPALRARAVWFEEFSDTILAAQTGAIFWNRVVAPRFMGQKGDDAAADKAEAEGLPPIFAYLESQIPASNFLVGDRLTVADLSIAAQMVNLGYAGVEVDAAKYPKFAAYLATMHARPSFVEVLGAERAMMGG
- the nrdR gene encoding transcriptional regulator NrdR; amino-acid sequence: MRCPFCGHEETQVKDSRPTEDNGAIRRRRFCPGCGARFTTFERVQLREIIIVKKSGRRVPFDRDKLARSVMIAMRKRPVEPERVERMISGIVRRLESMGESEIPSDLVGEMVMEGLASIDSVAYVRYASVYRNFREAKDFETFVGRLAGADAND
- a CDS encoding riboflavin synthase, producing the protein MFTGIITDVGRIAAVEQRGDTRFRLETAYNMGSVAIGASIACSGVCLTVVDKGPAGEGGWFEVDASAETLRRTKLGEWAPGSLVNLERSLKVGDEMGGHIVAGHVDGLATILSTEPEGDSVRITIAAPDSFGRYVAAKGSVALDGVSLTVNGVDGQNFWVNVIPHTQAMTTFRRDLIAPGTKLNFEIDVLARYVARLQEWRS